From one Brachypodium distachyon strain Bd21 chromosome 4, Brachypodium_distachyon_v3.0, whole genome shotgun sequence genomic stretch:
- the LOC100845626 gene encoding cytochrome P450 71D8 has product MAALPLYLLLLLPLAIVPFLFLKRAARRRTPAGRPPPSPWALPVLGHLHHLALAGSLPHRAMRDLARRHGPLLLLRLGGLPVVVASSADAAREVMVTRDVDFATRPISRMTRLCIPDGAEGIIFAPYGDAWRQIRKVCTVELLSARRVRSFRPVREEEAARLLRAVAAAAGAAVNLSGLLSAFAADSAVRAIVGSRFKDRDRFLALLERGIKLFAKMSLPDLYPSSRLAMLVSRMPRRMKRHREEGAAFMDAIVREHQENRAAGADDDDEDLLDVLLRIQRDGDLQFPISTDNIKSTVGDMFAGGSDTAATTLQWAMAELVRNPRVMQKAQAEVRRVLAGQDKVREDSLGELAYMRLVIKEALRLHPPAPLLLPRECRADGCKVLGFDVPRGAMVLVNAWAISRDPELWEAAEEFVPERFERGDAVDFRGADMAFTPFGAGRRMCPGMAFGLANVELALAGLLYHFDWEMPADDGPGETLGMAEAEEMGVTVRLRHDLLLVPVVRVPVPVD; this is encoded by the exons atggcggcgctgccgctgtacctgctgctcctcctccccctggCGATCGTCCCTTTCCTCTTTCTCAAGCGCGCGGCGCGTCGGCgcacgccggccggccgccctcctccttccccatGGGCGCTCCCGGTGCTgggccacctccaccacctcgCGCTCGCGGGGTCCCTGCCGCACCGCGCCATGCGTGACCTCGCGCGGCGCCACGGCCCGCTCCTGCTGCTCCGCCTCGGCGGGCTCCCCGTGGTCGTGGCCTCCTCCGCGGACGCGGCGCGCGAGGTCATGGTGACCCGGGACGTCGACTTCGCCACGCGGCCCATCAGCCGCATGACCCGCCTCTGCATCCCCGACGGCGCCGAGGGGATCATCTTCGCGCCCTACGGCGACGCGTGGCGCCAGATCCGCAAGGTCTGCACCGTCGAGCTGCTCAGCGCCCGCCGCGTCCGCTCGTTCCGCCCCgtgcgcgaggaggaggccgcccgGCTGCTccgcgcggtggcggcggcggcgggcgcggcggtgAACCTCAGCGGGCTGCTGTCGGCGTTCGCGGCCGACTCGGCGGTGCGCGCCATCGTCGGGAGCAGGTTCAAGGACCGGGACAGGTTCCTGGCGCTGCTGGAGCGCGGGATCAAGCTGTTCGCCAAGATGAGCCTGCCGGATCTCTACCCGTCCTCGCGCCTCGCGATGCTCGTCAGCCGGATGCCGCGCCGGATGAAGCGGCACCGCGAGGAAGGCGCCGCGTTCATGGACGCCATCGTCCGTGAGCACCAAGAGAAccgagccgccggcgccgacgacgacgacgaagacttGCTGGACGTGCTCCTGAGGATCCAGAGGGACGGCGACCTGCAGTTCCCCATCTCCACCGACAACATCAAGTCAACCGTCGGC GACATGTTCGCGGGGGGCAGCgacacggcggcgacgacgctgCAGTGGGCGATGGCGGAGCTGGTGAGGAACCCGAGAGTGATGCAGAAGGCGCAAGCGGAGGTCCGGCGAGTGCTGGCGGGGCAGGACAAGGTAAGAGAGGACTCCCTGGGGGAGCTCGCCTACATGCGGCTGGTGATCAAGGAGGCGCTGCGgctgcacccgccggcgccgctgctgctgccgcgggaGTGCCGGGCCGACGGCTGCAAGGTGCTGGGGTTCGACGTGCCCAGGGGCGCCATGGTGCTCGTCAACGCCTGGGCCATCAGCCGGGACCCGGAGCTGTGGGAGGCCGCGGAGGAGTTCGTGCCGGAGCGGTTCGAGCGCGGCGACGCCGTGGATTTCAGGGGCGCGGACATGGCGTTCACGCCGTtcggggcggggcggcggatgTGCCCCGGGATGGCGTTCGGGCTGGCCAACGTGGAGCTGGCGCTCGCGGGGCTGCTGTACCATTTCGACTGGGAGATGCCGGCGGACGACGGGCCTGGGGAGACGCTGGGcatggcggaggcggaggagatggGCGTCACCGTGCGGCTGCGCCATGACCTGCTGCTTGTTCCCGTCGTCCGAGTGCCCGTGCCCGTAGACTAG
- the LOC100845930 gene encoding BTB/POZ domain-containing protein POB1 isoform X1, giving the protein MEELSRRVRPGRFGFALNCPKFSDRVLRIEVVGSVASDAASVAGDASSSSRGHSDESARPLKRSRDEFPAAVSPPPIPNRAVNESPHDDSLGTLPPIVRLKKIHVSSVILAGSSDYFKKLFTNGMLESTQKEVTLRIREAEEMPLQHLLSFMYGEEILTTDPAHIIGILMVADKYQVLSCVTHCSELLTTCPISTEVALLYLNLDCSIPTALEPAKDAAKKFLCNKYQDFLRFEHEIMDIGPSGLAAILSSSDLKVPSEDYLFDFIVNWGRIQYPDRGERRTVFSSLLPLIRYSHLSCGKLSKIMKCQDIDLNVARLPLVRALFFKSDPVSRQHLIDGPEPWSYEQRAYLYRPLEVMQLHRPVKQCMVYMDLNTDDCSKMFPTGSILSEAFHFAKSDFFLTAGCIVQQPGPLHSFGLFLGVTGDCPLPVTVKYEFSARAKPSGDFIVKWSYTHTFTQADVRMGRRNLFSMPWAAFVDYDNNPWFIGGVMYLRAILTLVIE; this is encoded by the exons ATGGAGGAACTCTCGCGTAGAGTTCGTCCGGGGAGATTTGGGTTTGCACTGAATTGCCCGAAGTTTTCGGACCGGGTACTGCGCATAGAGGTGGTCGGCTCGGTCGCCAGCGACGCCGCTTCTGTCGCCGGCGATGCTTCCTCAAGTTCCAGGGGACACTCGGATGAGTCGGCGCGCCCCTTGAAGCGCAGCCGTGACGAGTTCCCCGCCGCCGTATCTCCTCCGCCAATCCCCAACCGCG CAGTTAATGAATCACCACATGACGACTCTTTAGGCACCCTTCCTCCAATTGTTAGGCTaaagaaaatacatgtatCTTCAGTAATACTTGCCGGAAGCAGTGATTACTTCAAGAAG TTATTCACGAATGGCATGCTAGAGTCCACACAAAAAGAAGTCACACTTAGGATCAGGGAAGCAG AAGAGATGCCACTGCAGCACCTTTTAAGCTTCATGTACGGAGAAGAAATATTAACAACTGATCCTGCCCATATTATTGGCATTCTGATGGTCGCTGACAAGTACCAGGTCCTAAGCTGTGTAACTCATTGCTCCGAATTGCTCACAACATGCCCTATATCCACAGAAGTTGCTCTGTTATACCTCAACCTTGATTGCTCTATCCCAACTGCGCTTGAGCCTGCAAAAGATGCAGCCAAAAAGTTTCTATGCAACAAGTATCAGGACTTCTTGAG GTTTGAACATGAGATCATGGACATTGGCCCATCAGGACTTGCAGCAATTCTTTCGAGCAGCGACCTCAAGGTCCCTTCAGAAGATTACTTATTCGACTTCATAGTCAATTGGGGTCGCATCCAATACCCTGACCGAGGGGAGAGGCGTACTGTGTTCAGCTCCTTGCTTCCGCTGATCCGTTACAGCCATCTTTCATGTGGCAAGCTTAGCAAAATCATGAAGTGCCAAGATATAGATCTGAATGTGGCAAGGCTTCCACTCGTTCGGGCATTGTTCTTCAAAAGTGACCCCGTAAGCAGACAGCATCTCATTGATGGGCCAGAGCCTTGGAGCTATGAACAGCGGGCGTATCTGTATAGACCTCTGGAAGTGATGCAGTTACATCGTCCCGTGAAGCAGTGTATGGTCTACATGGATCTAAACACTGACGACTGCTCCAAAATGTTCCCCACCGGATCTATATTGTCAGAGGCGTTTCACTTTGCAAAGAGTGACTTCTTTCTAACAGCAGGCTGTATTGTTCAGCAGCCAGGTCCTCTGCACAGCTTTGGGCTATTCCTAGGGGTGACAGGTGATTGCCCGTTGCCCGTTACAGTAAAGTACGAGTTCTCTGCAAGGGCAAAGCCTTCTGGAGACTTTATTGTCAAGTGGAGTTACACACACACCTTCACCCAAGCTGATGTTCGAATGGGGAGGCGAAATCTCTTCTCCATGCCATGGGCCGCGTTTGTGGACTATGACAACAATCCGTGGTTCATTGGTGGAGTTATGTACCTTAGGGCCATCTTAACCCTAGTGATAGAGTAG
- the LOC100845930 gene encoding BTB/POZ domain-containing protein POB1 isoform X3 encodes MEELSRRVRPGRFGFALNCPKFSDRVLRIEVVGSVASDAASVAGDASSSSRGHSDESARPLKRSRDEFPAAVSPPPIPNRAVNESPHDDSLGTLPPIVRLKKIHVSSVILAGSSDYFKKLFTNGMLESTQKEVTLRIREAEMPLQHLLSFMYGEEILTTDPAHIIGILMVADKYQVLSCVTHCSELLTTCPISTEVALLYLNLDCSIPTALEPAKDAAKKFLCNKYQDFLRFEHEIMDIGPSGLAAILSSSDLKVPSEDYLFDFIVNWGRIQYPDRGERRTVFSSLLPLIRYSHLSCGKLSKIMKCQDIDLNVARLPLVRALFFKSDPVSRQHLIDGPEPWSYEQRAYLYRPLEVMQLHRPVKQCMVYMDLNTDDCSKMFPTGSILSEAFHFAKSDFFLTAGCIVQQPGPLHSFGLFLGVTGDCPLPVTVKYEFSARAKPSGDFIVKWSYTHTFTQADVRMGRRNLFSMPWAAFVDYDNNPWFIGGVMYLRAILTLVIE; translated from the exons ATGGAGGAACTCTCGCGTAGAGTTCGTCCGGGGAGATTTGGGTTTGCACTGAATTGCCCGAAGTTTTCGGACCGGGTACTGCGCATAGAGGTGGTCGGCTCGGTCGCCAGCGACGCCGCTTCTGTCGCCGGCGATGCTTCCTCAAGTTCCAGGGGACACTCGGATGAGTCGGCGCGCCCCTTGAAGCGCAGCCGTGACGAGTTCCCCGCCGCCGTATCTCCTCCGCCAATCCCCAACCGCG CAGTTAATGAATCACCACATGACGACTCTTTAGGCACCCTTCCTCCAATTGTTAGGCTaaagaaaatacatgtatCTTCAGTAATACTTGCCGGAAGCAGTGATTACTTCAAGAAG TTATTCACGAATGGCATGCTAGAGTCCACACAAAAAGAAGTCACACTTAGGATCAGGGAAGCAG AGATGCCACTGCAGCACCTTTTAAGCTTCATGTACGGAGAAGAAATATTAACAACTGATCCTGCCCATATTATTGGCATTCTGATGGTCGCTGACAAGTACCAGGTCCTAAGCTGTGTAACTCATTGCTCCGAATTGCTCACAACATGCCCTATATCCACAGAAGTTGCTCTGTTATACCTCAACCTTGATTGCTCTATCCCAACTGCGCTTGAGCCTGCAAAAGATGCAGCCAAAAAGTTTCTATGCAACAAGTATCAGGACTTCTTGAG GTTTGAACATGAGATCATGGACATTGGCCCATCAGGACTTGCAGCAATTCTTTCGAGCAGCGACCTCAAGGTCCCTTCAGAAGATTACTTATTCGACTTCATAGTCAATTGGGGTCGCATCCAATACCCTGACCGAGGGGAGAGGCGTACTGTGTTCAGCTCCTTGCTTCCGCTGATCCGTTACAGCCATCTTTCATGTGGCAAGCTTAGCAAAATCATGAAGTGCCAAGATATAGATCTGAATGTGGCAAGGCTTCCACTCGTTCGGGCATTGTTCTTCAAAAGTGACCCCGTAAGCAGACAGCATCTCATTGATGGGCCAGAGCCTTGGAGCTATGAACAGCGGGCGTATCTGTATAGACCTCTGGAAGTGATGCAGTTACATCGTCCCGTGAAGCAGTGTATGGTCTACATGGATCTAAACACTGACGACTGCTCCAAAATGTTCCCCACCGGATCTATATTGTCAGAGGCGTTTCACTTTGCAAAGAGTGACTTCTTTCTAACAGCAGGCTGTATTGTTCAGCAGCCAGGTCCTCTGCACAGCTTTGGGCTATTCCTAGGGGTGACAGGTGATTGCCCGTTGCCCGTTACAGTAAAGTACGAGTTCTCTGCAAGGGCAAAGCCTTCTGGAGACTTTATTGTCAAGTGGAGTTACACACACACCTTCACCCAAGCTGATGTTCGAATGGGGAGGCGAAATCTCTTCTCCATGCCATGGGCCGCGTTTGTGGACTATGACAACAATCCGTGGTTCATTGGTGGAGTTATGTACCTTAGGGCCATCTTAACCCTAGTGATAGAGTAG
- the LOC100845930 gene encoding BTB/POZ domain-containing protein POB1 isoform X2: MEELSRRVRPGRFGFALNCPKFSDRVLRIEVVGSVASDAASVAGDASSSSRGHSDESARPLKRSRDEFPAAVSPPPIPNRVNESPHDDSLGTLPPIVRLKKIHVSSVILAGSSDYFKKLFTNGMLESTQKEVTLRIREAEEMPLQHLLSFMYGEEILTTDPAHIIGILMVADKYQVLSCVTHCSELLTTCPISTEVALLYLNLDCSIPTALEPAKDAAKKFLCNKYQDFLRFEHEIMDIGPSGLAAILSSSDLKVPSEDYLFDFIVNWGRIQYPDRGERRTVFSSLLPLIRYSHLSCGKLSKIMKCQDIDLNVARLPLVRALFFKSDPVSRQHLIDGPEPWSYEQRAYLYRPLEVMQLHRPVKQCMVYMDLNTDDCSKMFPTGSILSEAFHFAKSDFFLTAGCIVQQPGPLHSFGLFLGVTGDCPLPVTVKYEFSARAKPSGDFIVKWSYTHTFTQADVRMGRRNLFSMPWAAFVDYDNNPWFIGGVMYLRAILTLVIE, encoded by the exons ATGGAGGAACTCTCGCGTAGAGTTCGTCCGGGGAGATTTGGGTTTGCACTGAATTGCCCGAAGTTTTCGGACCGGGTACTGCGCATAGAGGTGGTCGGCTCGGTCGCCAGCGACGCCGCTTCTGTCGCCGGCGATGCTTCCTCAAGTTCCAGGGGACACTCGGATGAGTCGGCGCGCCCCTTGAAGCGCAGCCGTGACGAGTTCCCCGCCGCCGTATCTCCTCCGCCAATCCCCAACCGCG TTAATGAATCACCACATGACGACTCTTTAGGCACCCTTCCTCCAATTGTTAGGCTaaagaaaatacatgtatCTTCAGTAATACTTGCCGGAAGCAGTGATTACTTCAAGAAG TTATTCACGAATGGCATGCTAGAGTCCACACAAAAAGAAGTCACACTTAGGATCAGGGAAGCAG AAGAGATGCCACTGCAGCACCTTTTAAGCTTCATGTACGGAGAAGAAATATTAACAACTGATCCTGCCCATATTATTGGCATTCTGATGGTCGCTGACAAGTACCAGGTCCTAAGCTGTGTAACTCATTGCTCCGAATTGCTCACAACATGCCCTATATCCACAGAAGTTGCTCTGTTATACCTCAACCTTGATTGCTCTATCCCAACTGCGCTTGAGCCTGCAAAAGATGCAGCCAAAAAGTTTCTATGCAACAAGTATCAGGACTTCTTGAG GTTTGAACATGAGATCATGGACATTGGCCCATCAGGACTTGCAGCAATTCTTTCGAGCAGCGACCTCAAGGTCCCTTCAGAAGATTACTTATTCGACTTCATAGTCAATTGGGGTCGCATCCAATACCCTGACCGAGGGGAGAGGCGTACTGTGTTCAGCTCCTTGCTTCCGCTGATCCGTTACAGCCATCTTTCATGTGGCAAGCTTAGCAAAATCATGAAGTGCCAAGATATAGATCTGAATGTGGCAAGGCTTCCACTCGTTCGGGCATTGTTCTTCAAAAGTGACCCCGTAAGCAGACAGCATCTCATTGATGGGCCAGAGCCTTGGAGCTATGAACAGCGGGCGTATCTGTATAGACCTCTGGAAGTGATGCAGTTACATCGTCCCGTGAAGCAGTGTATGGTCTACATGGATCTAAACACTGACGACTGCTCCAAAATGTTCCCCACCGGATCTATATTGTCAGAGGCGTTTCACTTTGCAAAGAGTGACTTCTTTCTAACAGCAGGCTGTATTGTTCAGCAGCCAGGTCCTCTGCACAGCTTTGGGCTATTCCTAGGGGTGACAGGTGATTGCCCGTTGCCCGTTACAGTAAAGTACGAGTTCTCTGCAAGGGCAAAGCCTTCTGGAGACTTTATTGTCAAGTGGAGTTACACACACACCTTCACCCAAGCTGATGTTCGAATGGGGAGGCGAAATCTCTTCTCCATGCCATGGGCCGCGTTTGTGGACTATGACAACAATCCGTGGTTCATTGGTGGAGTTATGTACCTTAGGGCCATCTTAACCCTAGTGATAGAGTAG